The window GGACGCGGTGCAGCCCGGCGATGCGAAGCATCGCTAGGCTTCACGCTGCTCCGCAGATCCGGGGACCCACAACTACAGTTCAGACGGATGGGCCCCGGATCAGCAGCGCACCACGCTGCAAGTGCAGCGCGTTGCGCAGCATCCTCAGCGATGCCCTTGCATCGCTTGGGGGCACGAGGCCTCACGTCCTCAGAATCGAAGCCCCGGTCGTCGAGCGGCTTTCCAGATCGATATGCGCTTTCGCAGCGTCCTTGAGCGCGTAAGCGTGATTGATCGGGACGTGCAGCTTGCCGTCGATCACAGCGGAGAACAGCGTGTCGGCGCCTTCCAGCAGTTCCGAGCGCTTGCCGACGTAGTCGTTGAGTTTTGGACGCGTCGCGAACAGCGAGCCGTGGTTGTTGAGTTCGGCGATCGCAAACGGCGGCACCGGGCCCGACGCATTGCCGAACGAGACCCACATGCCGCGCGGCCGCAGGCAGGACAGCGAGCCGGGATAGGTGGTCTTGCCGACGCCGTCATAGACCACGTCGCAAAGCTCGTTGCGGCTGATCTGCTTCACCCGCGCAACGAAGTCCTCGTCGTTGTAGTAGATGACGTGATCGCAGCCATTGGCCAGCGCCAGCTCGCCCTTCTCTTTGGAACCGACGGTGCCGATGACATGGGCGCCGAGCGCTTTGGCCCACTGACAGGCCAACAGGCCGATGCCGCCGGCGGCGGCATGGATCAGCACGCGATGGCCGGGCTCGACCTTGAAGGTCTTGTGCAGCAAATACCAGACCGTGAGGCCCTTGAGCATCAGCACCGCGCCCTGCTCGTAGGTGATGCGGTCGGGCAGCTTGACCAGCCGATCGGCGGCAAACACGCGCTCGGTGGCGTAGCTGCCGAGATTGGAATAATAGGCGACGCGGTCGCCGGGGTGAAAACCGGTGACGCCGGGGCCGACCTCGACCACCTCGCCGGCAGCCTCGTTGCCGGCGATGAACGGCAGCTGCGGTGCCTTGTAGAGGCCGTTGCGGAAATACACGTCGATGAAATTGACGCCGATGGCGTGCTGCTTGACGCGGACCTCGCCCGGGCCCGGCGCGGGGACATCGACAGCTTCATAGATCAGGGCTTCGGGACCCCCGACTTGGTGAACGCGCACGGCCTTGGTCATCGATCATTCTCCTCTGCGTTTCTTATGCGCCAAGCGATAGCCGACAAGCCGTCCTTGTCAACTGCGCAACGCCCGCAAAGCCGCGGCCGCGCGGTCAGGCGCGCTTCCTGCGGTTGCCTCTGGCGAGCACATTGAAGAACTCCACAGCCGCCGAAAACAGGATCGCGAAGTATATGTAGCCGCGTGGAATGTGGAATTTGAACCCGTCCGCCACCAGTGCGACGCCGATCAACACCAGGAACGCCAGCGCCAGCATCTTGGTGGTCGGATGCTCGGCGACGAACCGCGCCACCGGGCCCGACGAGACGTACATCACCGCGCAGGCGATGATCACGGCGGCTATCATGATTTCGAGATCCTGCGCCATGCCGATCGCGGTGATGATCGAATCCAGCGAGAACACCATGTCGACGACGATGATCTGCATGATCACCCAGAAGAACGCGCCCGGCTTCGGCGTGTCGCCGCCGCCGCCATCGCGCGCCTCGACCTCGCCATGGATTTCATGGGTCGCCTTGGCGATCAGGAACAGGCCGCCGCCGATCAGGATCAGATCGCGCCATGACAGCGCGGCGCTCCTGATGGTGATGACCGGTTCGGTCAGGCCGATCAGCCAGACCAGCAGGCTCAGCAGCAGGATGCGGAACACCAGCGCCAGCGCCAGGCCGATCTGCCGGGCGCGCGTCGCCAGCGGCTCCGGGATCCGCGACACGATCACCGACAGGAAGATCACATTGTCGATGCCGAGCACGATCTCGAGCGCGGTCAGGGTCAGCAAGGCGGCCCAGGCTTCGGGGCTGGTGAACAATTCGATCATGGCGTGGAGGGCCTCAGCAGGCGGATGATGGCGTCACCGCAGACAATGTAAAAGGCAATCGCGCACAGCGCGAGCGTGACGGGCAAGGCGACGCTGAAATCCTGCACCAGTGTGACGATGGCGAGCACGGCCCACAGCGCCATCAGCAACAGGTTGAGCTCGCGCAGCCGCGTCACCCGCACCGGATGAATCACGTGCAGCGGCACGAAGGTCAGCACGATCAATGCGAACACTGCGAGGCTCGCGAGCCACGGCGGCGGATGCAGCAGGAACAGATAGAACGCCACGGCATTCCACAGTGTCGGGAAGCCGCGAAAATGATTGTCTGATGTCTTCATGCGGCGATCAGCGAAATACAGCGCGCTTGACACGACGATGGCGACGCCAAGCAGCATTGCCGTCCACGACAGCAACAGACCGCTGGCCATGATCGCATAGGCCGGCACGAACACGTAGGTGATGAAATCGACCACGAAGTCGAGCGCCTCGCCGGACCAGTCCGGCAGCACGTTGACGACATCGAGCCGCCGCGCGATCGGACCATCGAGAGCGTCGATCACCAGCGCCGCGCCGAGCCAGGCGAACATCGCGGCCCAGTGTTCATGCACGGCTTCCAGCAGCGCGATCAACGCAACGCCGGCGCCCAGCGCCGTGAAGATATGCACGGCGAACGCCGCCGCTTTCGCGGTTCGGGATGGGGACGTTGGCGGGTTGGAAGCATCCATTTGCCGGGCATTGCTATCAGGAATCGCGGTATTTGCACATCCGGGCTTGCGGCGTTCCGCCGCGAGAAGACCGTGGAACATTCCGCGGCCTCGGCGGTCTTGAAAAGACCGCGGCAAACGCCGATTGTCAGGCCATGACCGAGACTTCCAAACCCGACATTTACGATGTTGCCGTGATCGGCGGCGGCCCCGCCGGCCTGACCGCGGCGATCGCTCTGGCCGAGGCCGGCGCCCGCTTAGCGCTGGTGGCGCGGCGCCTGCCCTATGCGGACAACCGCACCACCGCGCTGCTCGGCGGCTCCGTGGAATTCCTTCAGCGGCTCGACGTCTGGCGCCGCTGCGAAAACCAGGCGGCACCTTTGGTGACGATGCGGCTGGTCGATGACACCCAGCGACTGATCCGCGCGCCGGAAGTCAAATTCTCCTCCGAGGAAATCGGCCTCGAAGCCTTCGGCTACAATATCGAAAATCGCAAACTGATGATCGCGCTGGAAGAGCGCGCGGCGGAGTTGCCGAACCTCGCGCGCATCGACGATGAAGCCGACACGATCAGCCCCGACGACAGCCATGCGCTCATTCACACCAGGCAGGGCCAGTCGCTGTCCGCCAAGCTGATCGTCGGCGCCGATGGCCGGCAATCGCTGTGCCGCGAGGCGGCCGGCATCGAGGTCAAGCGCCGCGTGCTCGACCAGGCCGCGCTGACCTTCAACATCGGCCACAGCCGTCCGCACCACAACATGTCGACCGAGTTTCATACGCCGCATGGGCCGTGCGTGGTCGTCCCCCTGCCCGGCAACCGCTCCAGCGTGGTCTGGGTTTCCGCGCCGAAGGAAGCCGAGCGGCTGACGGCGCTCAGTGACGACGACTTGTCCGCCGCCGCCGAAAGGCAGTCGCATTCGATCCTCGGCCGCGTCCAGGTCGAGCCCGGCCGGTACCTGTTTCCCCTAGCCATCGAGCAGCCGCGCCAGGTGGCGAAGAACCGTATCGTGCTGGTCGGCGAAGCCGCCCATGTGCTGCCGCCGATCGGCGCGCAGGGCCTCAATATGGGCCTGCGCGACGCCGCGGATATCGCGGAAATCGTCGGCCATGCGATGCATTCAGGCGAAGACATCGGTGCGTCGCCGGTGTTGTCGCGCTTCGAGAAAGCGCGGCGCAGCGACATCTCCAGCCGCACCTTCGCCATCGACATGGCGAACCGCTCGCTGCTCAGCGATCTCCTGCCGATGCAGATGCTGCGCGGCATTGGCATGCATCTGATGGGATCGGTCGGTCCGCTGCGCCGTCTTGCCATGCGCGAAGGCCTCGCGCCATCGTGGCGGCGCCCGCTCACTTAACCTCTCCCCGCAAGCGGGGCGAGGGAAGCAAGGGCCTCTCCTCTCTACGGAAACGCGATCTGTCCGGTCTTCAGCAGGTACATCACGGATGTCAGCGTGATCACCGAGACGAAGGTGCCGATCAGCACCGCCACCGAAGCCGGTTCGATCCAGGTGTCGTACTGCCGGGCGATAATGAAGACATTGAGCGCCGGCGGCAGCGATGCCAGCAGCACCGCGGTCGCCGCCCATTCCGGCGGAAACGGCCCGACCAGCAGCATCAGCGCGAACGCGATCAGCGGGTGTAGCAGCAGTTTGACGCCGATCACGCCCGGCACCTCCCATGGCACACGCCCGAACGGCCGCAGCGCCACGGTGACCCCCAGCACGAACAGCGCCACCGGTGCTGCCGAGTTCTGCAGGAACTGCAGCATGCCGTCGATCGCGACGGGCATCTGGACATGGAAGGCGGCGGCCAGCGCGCCCAGATAGGCCGCGACGATCAGCGGATGCAGCACGATGTGCTTGATGACGATGCCGATGGTCGGCAGCAGCGGCCGCCTGTCGCCAGAAGTCAGCGCCATCGCCAGCGGCACGATCGAGAACAGGAAGATGCTGTCGAAGCAGAAGATCAGCGCCGTCGGCACCGCCGCCTTGGTCCCCAGCACCGCGAGCGCCAGACCGGGACCCATATAGCCGATATTGCCGTAGCCGCCCGACAGGCCCGCCATCGCCGCCTCCCGGATCGATATCTTGCCGATCAGCCGCCCGACGAATGCCGACAGGAAGAAGGCCGTCGCGGTCGCCGCCGTGGTGGCGATCACGAATGGCAGGTTGTTGAGTTCCTCGAACGGCGTCTTCGCCATGATCCGGAAGAACAGTGCCGGCAGCGAGACGTACAGCAGGAAGAAGTTCATCCAGCTGAGGCCGGCCTCGGGCAATTTCCTGGTCTTGCCGCAGGCGAAGCCGATGAAGATCAGCCCGAAATACGGCAGCGCGAGATTGAGGACATCCATCATGGGAAGGTATTTTCTTCGTTATTGGCCCCGGGACGGGCGGCAGGCAGGTCGGTGTGGGTGTCGTAATTCCGTCGTTTGCCTCTAGCATCGGCCACAATCCTGGTCTATTCGACCAGACATGATTAAAGCGCGGACCGCCAAATTTCAGATTGGACAGATCGTCCGGCACCGGATCTTTTCGTTCCGGGGCGTGGTGTTCGACATCGACCCGGAATTCAACAACACCGAGGAATGGTGGCTGTCGATCCCCGAGGAAGTCCGCCCCCACAAGGACCAGCCGTTCTACCATCTGCTCGCGGAAAATTCGGAATCCGAATACGTTGCCTATGTCTCCGAGCAGAACCTCTTGCCCGACGACTCCGGCAAGCCGATCCGGCATTCCCAGGTCGCCGAAATCTTCGTCAAGGACAAGACCGGCAGCTACCGCCCGCGCAATCCCTCGCTGAACTGAGCTGCACGGCGTCACCTACGGACGCGATGCGCGCGTTCTGCGCAGCCCGGATGAATCGTAGCGCCGTCCGGGTTTCGCACCACGACACAGTCTTTCCCTCGTCATTCCGGGACGCGCCTTCGTCGGCGACAGCCGACGAAGGCGCGTCCCGGAATCCATAACCACCACCATCGAGAATATGGATTCCGGGCTCGCTCGCAGCTGACGCTGCTCGCGCCCTCAGGCGCGCCAATTGGCGCGCCGGGGAATGACGGGCGTGGGCATAGAAGAAAAAATTCACAGCTGATGAACATTCACCCCACCCCGTATCGCTTCGCGCGATGCGCTACGCGATACGACCCTCCCCCTTCAGGGCAGGGCTATCGCATATGACTGATGAGGCTCATCAGGAAGGCATCGTCCCAGCCGGCGCGCTTGATCTTGCGACGCATCGACTTGCCGTCGGGATGGGTCCGCAAGATATTAAGGGCGAGGCGTCGCAGGGTGGCGAGGTTTTCCGGTGCATGGTCTTTTCGTGCGCGGTTGCGATCCTCGCTCATGGCGACGTCGAGCACCCAGTGCAACTGGTTCTCGATGCTCCAGTGCGAGCGAACAATCGCAAGCAGCCGTTTGGCAGACACATATTTGGAGAGCAGAAAGTAGCGCACCACCGCAGGTTCGGCGGCCTTGCCATAGCCGCGGCGGCGCGAGGTGATGCGCCCCAGCGCCTTGACGCCGGGAAAGTCCTGTGTGGCCGCGAAGCGGGGATCGCGCAACACGGTGGCGCGTCGCGCCTCGTGCCGGTCGTGGGTGGAGGGCTCGATCCGTGCGGCAACGCTGCGCTCGCCGCTGCGCGCAAAGCGCCGGATGGCCGCGGCGAACAGCTTGCTCTGGTTGTTCTTCAGCGCCAGCACGTAATCGCCACCCCGCGCCTGCACCATGGCGGCAAAGCCGCGATGGCAATGCAGCGCATCGGCGGTCACGATATTGCCTTCGAGGTCCAGCAGCGCCAGTGCTTCCAGCACACCCGCGCTCTCGTTGCGACCGGGGGCCTTGCGCTGCGCCAGGCAGATTCGGGCCTCGACCGCCCAGACGTTGACCATGTGCAACGGGGTGCTGTGCCGGCCACGCTCGAACGCCCCGCGCAAAGCCTTGCCATCGACTGCCACCACACCTGTCAGGTTGAGCTTGTTGGCCTTGGCAAAAGCCGCGATAAAGCACCGGAATGCCTTCTCGAAGGCCTGCGGCGCCAGCAGGCGGAATACCCGGCTGAAGGTGTCGTGGCTGGGGATGCCGTGCTCCAGACGCAGCAGCAGCCGCAAAAACCCTTCCTTGCTCTGGCCGAACTCGGCCATCTCCGCGCAGCTTTCCGCGCCGCTCAGCGTCGCGGCCAGCGCGATGAACACAACTTCAAGCAGATCGTGCCGCGCATTGTCCGCACGTGGGTCCGGCAATCGCCGGAAAACTCTCCTGAAAGCCTTCATCCGACACCTCCCGATGGTCAGGAGATATCTTCAGAATCCAAATCGTTAGGCTGCGCAATATGGAGTAAAAATCCATATGCGATTCCCCTGCCCTTCAGGGGAGGGTAAGGAAAGGAAGCGCGTGGCGCTTGGCATTCTCCATCCGACAAAAAAAGGCGCTCATTTCTGAGCGCCCTTTCGTAAATCGTCGAAGCTGCTTACTTCGCGGCCGGATTGGCCGGCGGGGTGGTACCGGCGGGCGCCGCCGCTTCGAGCTTGGCGCGGGCTTCCGCGGCGCGCTTCTGCAGTTCTTCCTGCAGCTTCTTCTGGGTTTCCTCGAACACCTTCGGATCGGTCGGCGGGCCGTCATAGGCCTTGGCGAATTCCGCCAGCGGCAGCGGCAGCGTGAGCGGCGCGCCGTTGGAATTGATCGCCTGGACGATCAGGTTCTGGCCCTTCTTGAGGTTGGCCAGCAGCTCCGGAGTGACTTCGTAATCGGACATGCAGCCATTGGCGAAGCAGATCACATAGGGGCTCTGCGCCGGCGCGTTGGCATCGACGATGACGCGGGTGCCGTGCACCAGCTGCATGCCGAGCGGCAGGGTGACGCGGAGAATCTTCTTCGGCTCGCCTTCCGGCTCGATGATGACGGCGGCGATGACCGGCTGGCCGGACTCGATGCGGCCGTCCTTGCCGGTGAAGCAGACCTGCTTGGCATTGGCATCCTGGCCCTTGAGGCAGAACTTGGTCCAGGGCGCATAGATCAGCTGAACCTGCTGCTCGGGCGGCTGGGCGCCGGCGGGCGGCGCACCGGCGGGAGGGGCGGCCTGGGCGCTGGGAGCGGCCGGGGCTGCCTTCGGAGCGGCTTTCGGCGCGGCCTTGGGAGCCGCCTTCGGAGCGGCTGCGGGGGCGCCCGGCGCGGGCGCCTGGGCGCGAGCGTCCGGAGCTATGAATGTGGCGGTCAGCGCAGTCGCCGCCAACAGGGCGAAAACCCGCCCGCGCGGCAACACCGACGCAGCCAAGAGACGGAAATTCATTGCGGAAAACCCTTTCTGAACGGTGGCGCCCGAAACCCGGAGGCGGCGCTGACTCTGACCCGTTGGCGGGTGTCTCGTTGCCAATTAAGGCAGTTACGTGACAGGCCGCGCCGTCCTCGTCAATTGCACGCCTTCAATACAGCGGCGGACGAAAAGATCAATGGCGACAACCGCATTTGATGCACGGCACACGAAGTTGATAGCGGCCATGCTAAAGTTCCTGTGTGAGCTGTCCCGAATCAGATCGAACAAATGCTCCCCGTATTTCGAGCTGGTCGCGCAGGGCCGGCTTCGCCATGGCACTGGCATTGATCGCAGGTGTCGCCTGCCCCGCCCCGGCATCGGCGGAGCCCAGCCACGCCATCGCCATGCACGGCGCCCCGGCCCTGTCCGCCGGCTTCACGCAGATGCCCTACGCCAACCCCGATGCGCCGAAAGGCGGACGTCTGGTGCAGGGCATCCTCGGCACCTTCGACAGCCTCAACCCCTTCATCGTCCGCGGCCTTGCGGTGCAGCAGGTGCGCGGCTTCGTGGTCGAGAGCCTGATGGCCCGCGGTAACGACGAAGCCTTCACGCTGTACGGCCTGCTCGCAAAAACCGTCGAGACCGACGACGTCCGAAGCTACGTCACCTTCCGGATCGACCCGCGCGCCACCTTCTCCGACGGCAGGCCGGTGCTGGCCGAGGACGTGCTGTTTTCCTGGCAGCTGCTGCGCGACAAGGGCCGCCCCAACCATCGGCAGTATTATTCCAAGGTGGCCAGGGCCGAGGCGCTCGACGACCGCACGGTGCGGTTCGATTTCGGCGGCGCGCCTGACCGCGAACTGCCGCTGATTCTCGGCCTGATGCCGGTGCTGCCGAAACACGCCATCAATGCCGAGACGTTTGAAGAGACCTCGATGGCCGCGCCGCTGGGCTCCGGGCCCTATCGCGTCACCGCCGTCAAACCCGGCGCAGCCGTCACGCTGACGCGCAATCCCGACTATTGGGGCCGCGATCTGCCGGTCAATCGCGGGCTGTGGAATTTCAACGAGATCCGGCTCGATTACTACCGCGAGGCCAATTCGCACTTCGAGGCGTTCAAGCGCGGCCTCTATGATTTTCGCGTCGAGAACGAACCGCTGCGCTGGCACGACGGCTACGATTTCCCCGCCGCGCGCAGCGGCGAAGTGATCCGCGACGTCATCAAGACCGGTCTGCCGAAGCCGTCGGAATTCCTGGTGTTCAATGCGCGACGCCCAATCTTCGCAGACATCCGGGTGCGGCAGGCACTGACCCTGCTGTTCGATTTCGAATGGATCAACCGCACCTACTTCTTCGGTCTCTACGCGCGCTCCGCCGGCTTCTTCGCCGGCTCCGAACTCTCGGCCTACACCCGCACCGCCGATGACCGCGAACGCGTGCTGCTGCAGCCTTACAGCGCGCGCATCCCGGCCGACATACTCGACGGCAGCTATCGCCTGCCGGTGAGCGATGGATCCGGCCGCGACCGCCCCGCTTTGCGCGCCGCGCTGACGCTGCTGGCGCAGGCCGGCTACAACCTCGATGGCAACGTACTGCGGCAACGCGACACCAAGACGCCCTTCGCCTTCGAGATTCTCGTCACAACCCGCGACCAGGAACGCATCGCTTTGGCCTTCACC is drawn from Nitrobacteraceae bacterium AZCC 2146 and contains these coding sequences:
- a CDS encoding heat shock protein HspQ (product_source=KO:K11940; cath_funfam=2.30.30.390; cog=COG3785; ko=KO:K11940; pfam=PF08755; smart=SM00992; superfamily=141255; tigrfam=TIGR02097) — encoded protein: MIKARTAKFQIGQIVRHRIFSFRGVVFDIDPEFNNTEEWWLSIPEEVRPHKDQPFYHLLAENSESEYVAYVSEQNLLPDDSGKPIRHSQVAEIFVKDKTGSYRPRNPSLN
- a CDS encoding malonate transporter (product_source=KO:K13936; cog=COG0679; ko=KO:K13936; pfam=PF03547; transmembrane_helix_parts=Outside_1_3,TMhelix_4_23,Inside_24_29,TMhelix_30_52,Outside_53_61,TMhelix_62_84,Inside_85_96,TMhelix_97_119,Outside_120_123,TMhelix_124_146,Inside_147_166,TMhelix_167_189,Outside_190_198,TMhelix_199_218,Inside_219_230,TMhelix_231_253,Outside_254_256,TMhelix_257_276,Inside_277_288,TMhelix_289_308,Outside_309_317), coding for MMDVLNLALPYFGLIFIGFACGKTRKLPEAGLSWMNFFLLYVSLPALFFRIMAKTPFEELNNLPFVIATTAATATAFFLSAFVGRLIGKISIREAAMAGLSGGYGNIGYMGPGLALAVLGTKAAVPTALIFCFDSIFLFSIVPLAMALTSGDRRPLLPTIGIVIKHIVLHPLIVAAYLGALAAAFHVQMPVAIDGMLQFLQNSAAPVALFVLGVTVALRPFGRVPWEVPGVIGVKLLLHPLIAFALMLLVGPFPPEWAATAVLLASLPPALNVFIIARQYDTWIEPASVAVLIGTFVSVITLTSVMYLLKTGQIAFP
- a CDS encoding putative transposase YbfD/YdcC (product_source=COG5433; cog=COG5433; pfam=PF01609,PF13808), producing the protein MKAFRRVFRRLPDPRADNARHDLLEVVFIALAATLSGAESCAEMAEFGQSKEGFLRLLLRLEHGIPSHDTFSRVFRLLAPQAFEKAFRCFIAAFAKANKLNLTGVVAVDGKALRGAFERGRHSTPLHMVNVWAVEARICLAQRKAPGRNESAGVLEALALLDLEGNIVTADALHCHRGFAAMVQARGGDYVLALKNNQSKLFAAAIRRFARSGERSVAARIEPSTHDRHEARRATVLRDPRFAATQDFPGVKALGRITSRRRGYGKAAEPAVVRYFLLSKYVSAKRLLAIVRSHWSIENQLHWVLDVAMSEDRNRARKDHAPENLATLRRLALNILRTHPDGKSMRRKIKRAGWDDAFLMSLISHMR
- a CDS encoding 2-octaprenyl-6-methoxyphenol hydroxylase (product_source=KO:K03185; cath_funfam=3.50.50.60; cog=COG0654; ko=KO:K03185; pfam=PF01494; superfamily=51905; tigrfam=TIGR01988) → MTETSKPDIYDVAVIGGGPAGLTAAIALAEAGARLALVARRLPYADNRTTALLGGSVEFLQRLDVWRRCENQAAPLVTMRLVDDTQRLIRAPEVKFSSEEIGLEAFGYNIENRKLMIALEERAAELPNLARIDDEADTISPDDSHALIHTRQGQSLSAKLIVGADGRQSLCREAAGIEVKRRVLDQAALTFNIGHSRPHHNMSTEFHTPHGPCVVVPLPGNRSSVVWVSAPKEAERLTALSDDDLSAAAERQSHSILGRVQVEPGRYLFPLAIEQPRQVAKNRIVLVGEAAHVLPPIGAQGLNMGLRDAADIAEIVGHAMHSGEDIGASPVLSRFEKARRSDISSRTFAIDMANRSLLSDLLPMQMLRGIGMHLMGSVGPLRRLAMREGLAPSWRRPLT
- a CDS encoding NADPH2:quinone reductase (product_source=KO:K00344; cath_funfam=3.40.50.720,3.90.180.10; cog=COG0604; ko=KO:K00344; pfam=PF00107,PF08240; superfamily=51735), yielding MTKAVRVHQVGGPEALIYEAVDVPAPGPGEVRVKQHAIGVNFIDVYFRNGLYKAPQLPFIAGNEAAGEVVEVGPGVTGFHPGDRVAYYSNLGSYATERVFAADRLVKLPDRITYEQGAVLMLKGLTVWYLLHKTFKVEPGHRVLIHAAAGGIGLLACQWAKALGAHVIGTVGSKEKGELALANGCDHVIYYNDEDFVARVKQISRNELCDVVYDGVGKTTYPGSLSCLRPRGMWVSFGNASGPVPPFAIAELNNHGSLFATRPKLNDYVGKRSELLEGADTLFSAVIDGKLHVPINHAYALKDAAKAHIDLESRSTTGASILRT
- a CDS encoding invasion protein IalB (product_source=COG5342; cleavage_site_network=SignalP-noTM; cog=COG5342; pfam=PF06776), whose protein sequence is MNFRLLAASVLPRGRVFALLAATALTATFIAPDARAQAPAPGAPAAAPKAAPKAAPKAAPKAAPAAPSAQAAPPAGAPPAGAQPPEQQVQLIYAPWTKFCLKGQDANAKQVCFTGKDGRIESGQPVIAAVIIEPEGEPKKILRVTLPLGMQLVHGTRVIVDANAPAQSPYVICFANGCMSDYEVTPELLANLKKGQNLIVQAINSNGAPLTLPLPLAEFAKAYDGPPTDPKVFEETQKKLQEELQKRAAEARAKLEAAAPAGTTPPANPAAK
- a CDS encoding peptide/nickel transport system substrate-binding protein (product_source=KO:K02035; cath_funfam=3.10.105.10; cleavage_site_network=SignalP-noTM; cog=COG4166; ko=KO:K02035; pfam=PF00496; superfamily=53850) encodes the protein MALALIAGVACPAPASAEPSHAIAMHGAPALSAGFTQMPYANPDAPKGGRLVQGILGTFDSLNPFIVRGLAVQQVRGFVVESLMARGNDEAFTLYGLLAKTVETDDVRSYVTFRIDPRATFSDGRPVLAEDVLFSWQLLRDKGRPNHRQYYSKVARAEALDDRTVRFDFGGAPDRELPLILGLMPVLPKHAINAETFEETSMAAPLGSGPYRVTAVKPGAAVTLTRNPDYWGRDLPVNRGLWNFNEIRLDYYREANSHFEAFKRGLYDFRVENEPLRWHDGYDFPAARSGEVIRDVIKTGLPKPSEFLVFNARRPIFADIRVRQALTLLFDFEWINRTYFFGLYARSAGFFAGSELSAYTRTADDRERVLLQPYSARIPADILDGSYRLPVSDGSGRDRPALRAALTLLAQAGYNLDGNVLRQRDTKTPFAFEILVTTRDQERIALAFTRDLKRAGIAATVRAVDAVQFDQRKLNYDFDMIQNRWDQSLSPGNEQSFYWGSEAADNPGTRNYMGAKDPAIDAMIATMLEARDRGPFVDAVRALDRVLIAGFYAIPLYNVQEQWIARWNRIERPAATALTGYLPETWWSKPTPNRK
- a CDS encoding putative tellurium resistance membrane protein TerC (product_source=COG0861; cog=COG0861; pfam=PF03741; superfamily=103473; transmembrane_helix_parts=Outside_1_14,TMhelix_15_37,Inside_38_49,TMhelix_50_72,Outside_73_81,TMhelix_82_104,Inside_105_124,TMhelix_125_147,Outside_148_156,TMhelix_157_176,Inside_177_188,TMhelix_189_206,Outside_207_209,TMhelix_210_232,Inside_233_240) codes for the protein MIELFTSPEAWAALLTLTALEIVLGIDNVIFLSVIVSRIPEPLATRARQIGLALALVFRILLLSLLVWLIGLTEPVITIRSAALSWRDLILIGGGLFLIAKATHEIHGEVEARDGGGGDTPKPGAFFWVIMQIIVVDMVFSLDSIITAIGMAQDLEIMIAAVIIACAVMYVSSGPVARFVAEHPTTKMLALAFLVLIGVALVADGFKFHIPRGYIYFAILFSAAVEFFNVLARGNRRKRA
- a CDS encoding phosphatidylcholine synthase (product_source=KO:K01004; cog=COG1183; ko=KO:K01004; superfamily=51735; transmembrane_helix_parts=Inside_1_44,TMhelix_45_67,Outside_68_129,TMhelix_130_152,Inside_153_163,TMhelix_164_181,Outside_182_185,TMhelix_186_205,Inside_206_216,TMhelix_217_234,Outside_235_238,TMhelix_239_261,Inside_262_269) — encoded protein: MFHGLLAAERRKPGCANTAIPDSNARQMDASNPPTSPSRTAKAAAFAVHIFTALGAGVALIALLEAVHEHWAAMFAWLGAALVIDALDGPIARRLDVVNVLPDWSGEALDFVVDFITYVFVPAYAIMASGLLLSWTAMLLGVAIVVSSALYFADRRMKTSDNHFRGFPTLWNAVAFYLFLLHPPPWLASLAVFALIVLTFVPLHVIHPVRVTRLRELNLLLMALWAVLAIVTLVQDFSVALPVTLALCAIAFYIVCGDAIIRLLRPSTP